A single region of the Neodiprion pinetum isolate iyNeoPine1 chromosome 5, iyNeoPine1.2, whole genome shotgun sequence genome encodes:
- the LOC124220605 gene encoding mast/stem cell growth factor receptor-related protein Kit-like produces MSGDRRALLMMVTLLSGCLVLADYGYDDFDFGGRIIRGVGDVWASPGEPAALTCDLPGSFANFGWEKIHGPLRSGKNWRKLTKTWRFNETYSRMGLYFTNVSENDRGLYECWAEDDKNLIERSERGLFIRPMASVMPISVAALDASRICVGWTITLKILVWLSKLRIEIQENGSLEWHQMYEVSIDLSDEVLIPFSSNVLATACNPDTAYWFKFILISDTGNEIHLFSRWTKTSEKDPVYVPLVWVKETSVDSITIEWSKPPREIGSIFNSYQVTMYETGISGIKQLDKISSTRKNYFKFEYLRTSVSYKFQLDVCFDYDCTQHIYPSSWSEDVVPKDRDPKFTPNVSVIETGVASVTIAWNAPPTDLQDRVYYYKLALSTENLTNKSLYVNKTENSHTFEDLLVNKTHRFKVAACSDYKTQCGNWSEEREAFTYITSMDSRSGIQDETWLIMGAIATLLVIVVVTMVAWNCRRKALKRKLIKARLEYFNSGAPIPLDPELAVSDQAELLPYNKKWEFPRDFLKLEEVLGSGAFGVVRKAQAKTICARETVTTVAVKTVRPTANLNCMKALLRELRILVYLGQHLNIVNLLGACTKNIDLGELLVIVEYCRYGNLHDYLVRRRVNFIDQLNDSGEKICVSASREDGINVDDVGTNTDSRSDGNSTIVNCSNNVTSKTTDARVDDCSPSVSLTELNAPLKYPGDRTDSNSRPTCTHDLVCWAWQVSCGMQYLGAKKIVHGDLATRNILLTDDNVVKICDFGLSKSLREEENRKSTENGPLPVKWMAIESLRDRVFSTKSDVWSFGVVLWELFSLARTPYPLIRPEDMCRKLAEGYRMEKPPYAPRSIYQMMLRCWKAEPSERPSFEKLTINIAELIEEHVKTFYLELGNPYTKIYADIWKRERETAISAEESDALEVE; encoded by the exons ATGTCGGGGGATCGTCGAGCCCTGCTGATGATGGTAACATTACTATCTGGTTGTCTCGTTTTGGCTGACTATGGTTATGACGATTTTGATTTCGGAG GTCGAATAATTCGGGGCGTCGGAGATGTTTGGGCGAGTCCAGGGGAGCCAGCAGCTCTAACATGCGACCTGCCGGGATCTTTCGCTAACTTTGGGTGGGAAAAAATCCACGGGCCGCTGAGAAGCGGAAAGAACTGGAGGAAACTCACCAAAACTTGGCGCTTCAACGAGACGTATTCAAGAATGGGTCTATATTTCACAAACGTCTCGGAAAATGACAGAGGACTTTACGAATGCTGGGCAGAAGATGACAAAAACTTGATTGAACGCAGTGAGCGTGGACTTTTTATCCGTCCCATGGCATCAGTAATGCCGATTTCTGTCGCTGCTTTGGATGCAAGTAGGATTTGTGTCGGATGGACTATTACGCTCAAAATCCTCGTTTGGCTTTCGAAGCTTCGCATAGAAATCCAGGAAAACGGTTCACTTGAATGGCATCAAATGTATGAAGTGTCGATTGACTTGTCCGATGAAGTGTTAATTCCCTTCTCCAGTAATGTCCTTGCAACAGCATGTAATCCAGACACAGCCTACTGGTTTAAATTCATTCTGATATCCGACACAGGCAATGAGATACATCTTTTTTCGAGGTGGACAAAGACTTCTGAGAAAG ATCCTGTATACGTACCACTCGTTTGGGTTAAGGAAACGTCTGTCGATTCAATAACGATTGAATGGTCGAAGCCACCGAGGGAGATTGGAAGTATTTTCAACTCGTATCAAGTGACGATGTACGAGACAGGCATCAGTGGTATAAAACAATTAGACAAGATATCATCGACTAgaaagaattatttcaaattcgagTATCTGCGAACTTCGGTCTCTTACAAATTTCAGTTGGATGTGTGCTTCGATTATGACTGTACGCAACATATTTACCCCTCTAGCTGGTCGGAAGACGTCGTGCCGAAAGACAGAG ACCCGAAATTCACCCCGAATGTTTCGGTAATCGAAACGGGTGTGGCTTCAGTAACGATTGCGTGGAATGCACCGCCGACGGACTTGCAAGACCGCGTTTATTACTATAAATTAGCGTTGAGTACTGAAAACTTGACCAACAAATCACTGTACGTGAACAAAACCGAGAATTCCCACACATTCGAAGATCTTCTGGTGAACAAAACTCATCGATTCAAAGTAGCAGCCTGCAGCGATTACAAAACGCAATGCGGTAATTGGAGCGAGGAAAGAGAAGCTTTTACGTACATCACAAGTATGG ATTCCAGAAGTGGGATACAAGACGAAACATGGCTGATTATGGGAGCTATTGCTACTCTACTTGTCATCGTCGTTGTGACGATGGTGGCTTGGAACTGTCGCAGAAAG GCATTGAAACGAAAGTTGATCAAAGCAAGACTAGAGTACTTCAATTCCGGGGCCCCGATTCCTCTGGATCCAGAATTGGCTGTGAGCGATCAGGCCGAGTTACTGCCGTACAACAAGAAATGGGAATTCCCGCGGGATTTCTTGAAACTTG AAGAAGTATTAGGAAGCGGTGCATTCGGCGTAGTGAGGAAGGCACAGGCAAAGACGATCTGCGCACGCGAAACAGTCACGACAGTTGCGGTCAAGACGGTCCGACCGACGGCCAACCTGAACTGCATGAAGGCCCTTCTTCGCGAACTCAGGATTCTCGTTTACTTGGGTCAACATCTGAACATTGTCAACCTTCTCGGCGCGTGcacaaaaaatattgatttgg GCGAACTCTTGGTCATCGTCGAATACTGCCGGTACGGGAATTTACACGACTACTTGGTACGACGCAGAGTCAACTTCATCGATCAATTGAACGATTCCGGAGAAAAAATATGCGTTTCTGCCTCCCGTGAAGACGGTATCAATGTCGATGACGTTGG TACAAACACGGACAGCCGTTCCGATGGCAATTCGACAATAGTTAACTGCTCGAATAACGTTACTTCCAAGACTACGGATGCAAGAGTGGACGACTGTTCCCCGAGTGTCAGTTTAACGGAACTCAACGCGCCGTTGAAGTATCCAGGTGATCGGACGGATTCCAACTCAAGGCCGACGTGCACGCACGACTTGGTGTGTTGGGCTTGGCAGGTTTCGTGTGGCATGCAGTATCTTGGCGCGAAAAAG ATCGTACACGGTGACTTAGCAACGAGAAATATACTTCTCACCGATGACAACGTGGTAAAGATCTGTGACTTTGGTTTGTCAAAGTCTCTTCGGGAAGAAGAGAATCGGAAGAGCACGGAGAATGGTCCTCTCCCCGTCAAGTGGATGGCCATCGAGTCGCTCAGGGATCGAGTGTTTTCTACCAAATCGGACGTCTGGTCTTTCGGTGTCGTTTTGTGGGAACTGTTTTCTTTGGCGAGAACTCCTTATCCCCTGATAAGACCTGAGGATATGTGCCGAAAACTAGCCGAAGGTTATCGTATGGAGAAACCGCCGTACGCGCCGAGAAGCAT TTACCAAATGATGCTTCGTTGCTGGAAAGCGGAGCCGTCGGAACGACCGTCGTTCGAAAAGCTGACGATCAACATAGCCGAGCTGATTGAGGAGCACGTGAAAACG TTTTACCTGGAGTTGGGCAATCCGTACACCAAGATTTACGCTGATATCTGGAAACGCGAGAGAGAGACTGCGATAAGCGCAGAAGAATCTGACGCCCTCGAAGtagaataa